ATCCTGCTCGCGCGTCAGGTCGGCGTGCCGGCGCTCGTCGTGTTCCTCAACAAGGTCGACCAGGTCGACGACGAGGAGCTTCTGGAGCTCGTGGAGATGGAAGTGCGCGAGCTTCTGTCGGAATACGACTTCCCCGGCGACGACATTCCGATCATCGCGGGGTCGGCTCTGGCCGCGCTCGAAGGCCGTGATCCGGAAATCGGCGAGAACAAGATCCGCGAGCTTCTGGCGGCGGTGGACGAGTATATCCCCGAGCCGGAGCGCGCGGTGGACCAGCCGTTCCTGATGCCGATCGAGGACGTGTTCTCGATCTCCGGCCGCGGCACGGTTGTGACGGGTCGCGTGGAGCGCGGCGTGATCAACGTGGGCGACGAGATCGAGATCGTCGGGATCAAGGACACGAAGAAGACGACCTGCACGGGCGTCGAGATGTTCCGCAAGCTGCTCGACCGCGGGGAAGCGGGCGACAACATCGGCGCGCTGCTGCGCGGCGTGGACCGCGACCAGGTGGAGCGCGGCCAGGTGCTGTGCAAGCCGGGCTCCGTGAAGCCGCACAAGAAGTTCGAATCCGAGGTCTACATCCTGACCAAGGAAGAGGGCGGCCGCCACACGCCGTTCTTCGCGAACTACCGTCCGCAGTTCTACTTCCGGACGACGGACGTGACGGGGACGGTTCAGCTTCCGGACGGGACCGAGATGGTGATGCCGGGCGACAACCTGAAGTTCACGGTTGAGCTGATCGCGCCGATCGCGATGGAAGAGGGCCTGCGCTTCGCCATCCGCGAAGGCGGCCGGACCGTGGGTTCGGGCGT
The nucleotide sequence above comes from Celeribacter indicus. Encoded proteins:
- the tuf gene encoding elongation factor Tu encodes the protein MAKGKFERNKPHVNIGTIGHVDHGKTTLTAAITKYFGDFKAYDQIDGAPEEKARGITISTAHVEYETENRHYAHVDCPGHADYVKNMITGAAQMDGGILVVNAADGPMPQTREHILLARQVGVPALVVFLNKVDQVDDEELLELVEMEVRELLSEYDFPGDDIPIIAGSALAALEGRDPEIGENKIRELLAAVDEYIPEPERAVDQPFLMPIEDVFSISGRGTVVTGRVERGVINVGDEIEIVGIKDTKKTTCTGVEMFRKLLDRGEAGDNIGALLRGVDRDQVERGQVLCKPGSVKPHKKFESEVYILTKEEGGRHTPFFANYRPQFYFRTTDVTGTVQLPDGTEMVMPGDNLKFTVELIAPIAMEEGLRFAIREGGRTVGSGVVSKILE